The Gammaproteobacteria bacterium genome window below encodes:
- a CDS encoding DUF2892 domain-containing protein, with protein sequence MIKDLFKKNVGRIDRLFRVIGGSAMIYFGFFGNSAVTSGLSGTLLGLFGIGIFLSAVFQNCPLYVVAGINTCEKQNNNKNDI encoded by the coding sequence ATGATTAAAGATCTTTTTAAAAAAAATGTTGGACGTATTGATCGGCTTTTTCGTGTCATCGGTGGTAGTGCGATGATATATTTCGGTTTTTTCGGAAACAGTGCCGTCACCAGTGGTCTATCCGGCACTCTGTTAGGCCTATTTGGGATTGGCATATTTCTATCTGCGGTTTTTCAAAACTGCCCACTATACGTAGTTGCCGGTATCAACACCTGCGAAAAACAAAACAATAATAAAAACGACATTTAA
- a CDS encoding cyclic nucleotide-binding domain-containing protein yields the protein MISVKMEKILDNLTSNYMPFTLLSNECTLEVVNVVRFIEMREGEIVHMMEDTGNSYYIITQGSAEVLQRGIYDDEMHKIAELGEGDAFGCEALISGNARSETVIMLEDSTL from the coding sequence ATGATCAGTGTGAAGATGGAAAAGATTCTTGATAATCTGACCTCTAACTATATGCCATTTACTTTGCTGTCGAATGAATGCACGTTAGAAGTTGTTAATGTTGTACGTTTTATCGAGATGCGTGAGGGTGAAATTGTCCACATGATGGAAGATACCGGTAATTCATATTATATTATTACCCAGGGTTCAGCTGAGGTTCTGCAACGTGGCATCTATGATGATGAGATGCACAAGATTGCTGAATTGGGTGAAGGTGATGCCTTTGGTTGCGAGGCATTGATCTCCGGTAATGCGCGTTCAGAGACCGTGATTATGCTGGAGGATAGCACCTTATGA
- a CDS encoding diguanylate cyclase: MSAYYAIHQTDNTFQNLLDTYKPAALAIPNQDSTTLINIDNTQLKFQKIHERMMFEIGFILLAGFILTLTISILFINSVLRPIQSLTQCAKKYGEGEFHQRIPHPGKDELGILESTFNQMAEQLDQSHQQIREMSIRDYLTGLFNRREFMRLLTLEMDRSVRHQHLFALIIFDLDHFKEINDRFGHPAGDKVLTTISKIIGSELRPHDVICRYGGEEFSILLPITSCNEAMNTAERLRKNIQHSKIPLHNNETFSFTASFGVACYPNNGEQIEDIIQAADKALYHAKHKGRNSVVLAENDQNMELF; the protein is encoded by the coding sequence ATGTCTGCATATTATGCGATCCATCAAACTGATAATACATTTCAGAATCTGCTGGACACCTATAAACCCGCGGCACTTGCAATCCCCAACCAGGATTCTACCACCCTCATCAACATCGATAATACGCAACTGAAATTTCAAAAAATCCATGAACGTATGATGTTTGAAATCGGCTTTATCTTACTCGCTGGATTCATTCTCACATTAACCATCAGCATCCTGTTCATCAACTCCGTTCTACGTCCAATCCAATCGCTCACTCAATGCGCCAAAAAATACGGTGAGGGTGAGTTCCACCAGCGCATACCTCATCCAGGCAAGGATGAATTAGGCATATTGGAAAGCACCTTTAACCAAATGGCAGAACAACTGGATCAAAGCCATCAACAAATCAGGGAAATGAGCATACGAGACTACCTGACAGGGTTATTTAATCGTAGAGAATTCATGCGCCTGCTAACACTTGAAATGGATCGTTCTGTACGTCACCAACATCTGTTTGCCCTTATTATTTTTGATCTTGATCACTTCAAGGAGATCAATGATCGATTTGGACACCCGGCAGGTGATAAGGTACTCACCACCATTAGCAAGATTATTGGGTCAGAACTACGACCTCACGATGTCATCTGCCGTTATGGTGGCGAAGAGTTCTCCATCCTGTTACCCATAACATCCTGTAATGAGGCTATGAATACAGCCGAACGATTACGCAAGAATATTCAACATTCTAAAATACCCTTGCATAACAACGAAACATTCTCATTTACAGCCAGTTTTGGCGTCGCCTGCTACCCTAATAATGGCGAACAAATAGAGGACATCATTCAGGCAGCCGACAAGGCACTTTATCATGCCAAACATAAAGGCAGAAACAGTGTCGTGTTAGCGGAAAACGATCAAAATATGGAATTATTTTAA
- a CDS encoding UvrD-helicase domain-containing protein yields MMRVVADQVVRDEVLNPQHSYIVQAPAGSGKTGLITQRFLVLLAMVQEPEEIIAITFTRKAAGEMRQRIFQALQSASVDSEPAEAHDKKTWQLARTVLQQSQRCGWDLLQQPQRLMIQTIDSLCASIVRQMPLLSGFGSVPVICEDAEEFYQQAALRTIADFESRDPWSEDVCYLLTYLDNNKRRMQELLINMLGKRDQWLRHISIESDRELDRASLEEALMAEVDTHLHKLKQHLPSELEQELFRFARFAADNRGGSKPATSALLACLQGVAGFTQNLEEDYSVWRALAFLLLTGQGTWRKQVTKANGFPADKKETKLEFKDFIIQFSEHDTFRELLHAVTTLPALGYQDDDWHTLQTLFQVLRLADAHLRIVFQERGMIDFVGMSLAANHALGKVDEPSDLLLALDYRMQHILVDEYQDTSFNQYSLLEKLTAGWQPDDGRTLFLVGDPMQSIYRFREAEVGLFLQTKTQGIGSVALNSRELSVNFRSSCSVVDWVNQHFPSILAVEDDFSVGAVSYLPSIAYDQSDMEQAVFIHPFINRDDEGEAALVVDLVQRAAQENPLSTTAILVRNRSHLLSIIPALHHAGLRFRALDIESLGQRPVIRDLLAITRSLLLPADRIAWLAVLRAPWCGLSLHDMHVLANQNRYQTIPFVLQQLDSVEGLSTDGRRRLGQIVDLLLMAQRERMRISLRRAVEGLWLALGGPATVAQQKDLEDTEVFFYLLEQMEEARALDDVAVFEEKVGRLFSSPDVGAGDALQIMTLHKSKGLEFDTVIIPGLGRPPRSSESRLLYWMERPADDVTGSHLLMGPMERFARRDKDTIKEYIKALEGEKMQHEFARFVYVAVTRAKYRVHLLGHIKASNKDGDRVLSAPPKASLLATLWPVLEQDYIAALDQQIAWPLVNEDIMERPLCSISRHAEGWVLPEPLPGLSIHKQQDLEVDNVAVEFSWASENARISGTVIHRLLQDFVINEGGLIQQDKIKQYNSIARVLLAREGMPSLYLDNAVERVVGALVKTLTSTRGRWMFSDKHRDIHAEYALVSLLQDRPARLVIDRTFIDEQGVRWIIDYKTGSHVGHDVDVFIEREKERYQAQLNRYARAMAVLGDEEIMLALYFPVMDEWVEWDWGALV; encoded by the coding sequence GTGATGAGAGTGGTTGCTGATCAGGTCGTGCGTGATGAGGTGCTGAATCCTCAACACTCTTATATTGTACAAGCTCCGGCAGGTTCGGGTAAGACGGGTTTGATTACCCAGCGTTTTCTGGTGCTGCTGGCAATGGTGCAGGAGCCCGAGGAGATTATTGCCATTACCTTTACGCGCAAGGCTGCGGGTGAAATGCGCCAACGTATTTTTCAAGCCTTGCAGTCGGCATCTGTCGATTCTGAACCGGCTGAAGCACATGATAAAAAAACCTGGCAACTGGCAAGAACTGTATTGCAACAGAGTCAACGTTGTGGTTGGGATTTATTACAGCAACCACAGCGTTTGATGATACAGACCATCGATTCCTTATGTGCCAGTATCGTGCGGCAGATGCCCTTGTTATCTGGTTTTGGTTCGGTGCCTGTTATCTGTGAAGATGCTGAAGAATTTTATCAGCAGGCCGCGTTACGAACGATTGCTGATTTTGAGAGCCGGGATCCCTGGTCAGAAGATGTCTGTTATTTGCTAACTTATCTGGATAATAACAAGCGACGTATGCAGGAACTATTAATCAATATGTTAGGTAAGCGTGATCAGTGGTTGCGTCATATCAGTATTGAAAGTGATCGGGAGCTGGATCGTGCTAGCCTGGAAGAAGCATTGATGGCAGAAGTAGATACGCACCTGCATAAACTCAAACAACATCTGCCGAGTGAACTGGAACAGGAGTTGTTTCGCTTTGCACGTTTCGCTGCTGATAATCGGGGTGGAAGTAAACCCGCTACCAGTGCGCTATTAGCTTGTCTGCAAGGGGTTGCAGGTTTTACTCAGAACCTGGAAGAAGATTACTCGGTCTGGCGTGCGCTTGCTTTCCTGTTATTGACGGGGCAGGGCACATGGCGTAAGCAAGTGACAAAGGCGAATGGCTTTCCTGCGGATAAAAAAGAGACGAAACTGGAATTTAAGGACTTTATTATACAATTTAGCGAACACGATACCTTTCGTGAACTACTCCATGCCGTAACGACCCTGCCTGCATTGGGTTATCAGGATGATGATTGGCATACCTTGCAAACCTTGTTTCAGGTCTTGCGTCTGGCTGATGCACATTTGCGCATTGTGTTTCAGGAAAGGGGAATGATTGATTTTGTTGGTATGTCACTGGCGGCTAATCATGCGCTAGGTAAGGTGGATGAACCGAGTGATCTGTTATTAGCGTTGGATTACCGTATGCAACATATCCTGGTTGATGAGTACCAGGATACCTCTTTTAATCAATATAGTTTGTTAGAAAAACTCACTGCTGGCTGGCAGCCGGATGATGGCAGGACATTATTTCTGGTGGGTGATCCCATGCAGTCAATCTATCGTTTTCGCGAGGCCGAGGTGGGCCTTTTTCTACAGACAAAGACACAAGGTATTGGTTCGGTTGCCCTCAATAGTCGGGAGCTAAGTGTAAACTTTCGTTCCAGCTGTTCTGTTGTGGATTGGGTTAATCAACACTTCCCTTCAATATTGGCAGTAGAGGATGATTTTTCTGTCGGAGCAGTGTCTTATTTGCCCTCGATTGCCTATGATCAGTCTGACATGGAACAGGCTGTTTTTATTCATCCTTTTATTAACCGGGATGATGAGGGTGAAGCGGCATTAGTGGTTGATCTGGTGCAACGGGCTGCGCAGGAAAACCCATTATCTACCACTGCTATTCTGGTGCGAAATCGTAGTCATCTGCTATCGATCATTCCTGCCTTACATCATGCCGGGCTACGTTTTCGTGCACTGGATATTGAATCTCTCGGTCAACGTCCGGTTATTCGTGATCTATTGGCGATTACTCGTAGTTTATTATTGCCTGCTGATCGTATTGCCTGGTTGGCAGTATTACGCGCACCCTGGTGTGGTTTGAGTCTGCATGACATGCATGTTCTGGCAAATCAGAATCGTTATCAGACGATTCCTTTCGTGTTACAACAACTGGATTCTGTCGAGGGCCTGAGCACAGATGGTCGTCGTCGTTTGGGTCAAATTGTTGATCTGTTGCTGATGGCGCAGAGGGAACGTATGCGTATATCCCTGCGTCGTGCAGTTGAGGGGCTATGGCTGGCGCTGGGTGGTCCGGCAACAGTTGCTCAGCAAAAAGACCTGGAGGATACAGAAGTATTTTTCTACCTGCTTGAACAGATGGAAGAGGCCAGGGCACTGGATGATGTTGCCGTGTTTGAAGAAAAGGTAGGACGTTTATTTTCATCACCTGATGTCGGTGCCGGTGATGCTTTGCAAATTATGACCTTGCATAAATCCAAGGGGCTGGAATTTGATACTGTAATTATTCCCGGTTTAGGTAGACCTCCAAGATCGAGTGAATCCAGGTTGTTGTACTGGATGGAACGCCCTGCCGATGATGTGACAGGCTCGCATTTATTGATGGGACCAATGGAACGTTTTGCGCGCAGGGATAAAGATACGATAAAGGAATATATTAAAGCGCTGGAAGGGGAGAAGATGCAACATGAGTTTGCTCGCTTTGTCTATGTGGCGGTGACTCGTGCTAAATACAGAGTGCATTTATTGGGCCATATCAAGGCCTCGAACAAGGACGGGGATAGGGTTCTTTCTGCACCACCGAAGGCCTCGCTGTTGGCGACCTTGTGGCCGGTGCTGGAGCAGGATTATATCGCGGCATTAGATCAACAGATAGCATGGCCTCTCGTTAATGAAGATATAATGGAGCGACCGCTATGTTCTATTTCCCGCCATGCCGAGGGATGGGTGTTGCCTGAACCTTTACCAGGCTTATCTATTCATAAGCAGCAAGATCTTGAAGTTGATAATGTCGCTGTCGAATTTAGTTGGGCGAGTGAGAATGCCAGGATTAGTGGCACGGTAATCCATCGTTTATTACAGGATTTTGTTATTAATGAGGGTGGATTGATTCAGCAGGACAAAATCAAACAATATAATTCGATTGCACGAGTGCTGCTGGCAAGGGAAGGTATGCCATCATTGTATCTGGATAATGCTGTCGAGCGGGTAGTGGGTGCCCTGGTTAAAACGCTCACTAGTACACGTGGCAGATGGATGTTCAGTGATAAGCATCGTGATATTCATGCAGAATATGCACTGGTGTCTCTGCTTCAGGACAGGCCTGCGCGTCTGGTGATTGATCGTACCTTTATTGATGAACAAGGAGTGCGCTGGATTATTGATTACAAGACGGGTAGTCATGTGGGGCATGATGTAGACGTGTTTATTGAGCGTGAAAAAGAACGTTATCAGGCGCAGTTGAATCGTTATGCGCGTGCAATGGCGGTGTTGGGTGACGAAGAAATTATGTTGGCACTTTATTTTCCGGTTATGGATGAGTGGGTAGAGTGGGATTGGGGTGCATTGGTTTAG
- a CDS encoding EAL domain-containing protein has translation MSLRNKLLTYFISIIAIVILLFGWKAYYIAVDSTSKTEAAFLQDTTRFEANILAQEYKRTLSTPTLQPNSNDQLKEIQHIRFLIDQHNNILDTNTAITNPVFVSLLKDFRASKKDNNHLHTEDKHILWVAESIPGTPYRLVHSLRSQHGLTDFFDELLNSLVVTALIILWISTWVALIISSTIARKIKQQTEALEYQAKHDNLTDLPNRTMLYEDLNKSILAAQKDSQSITVMIMDLDMFKEVNDTLGHSVGDKLLLAVVDRLQTMAHENKIIARLGGDEFAIIIPDSGLDKSTALAEELTQKLEATFSIDDLKLDIDASIGIALYPEHGSDADTLIKCADIAMYKAKQDNSEVFIYSPESDQYTIRRLTIMGDLRSAIEENQLTLYYQPKVDLKTSTVHDVEALLRWNHPKYGFIPPDEFVALAERSGLIRPLTLWVLNKAIQQCHLWKKDDINLTIAVNLSVRNLQESTLPDQIAELLDSWEVPNSSLMLEITESAFMHNPEQAKEILTRLNDMGIHCSIDDFGTGYSSLSMLGQLPVSEIKIDRSFVMDMMENEKHAVIVRSTIDLTHSLGREVTAEGVESQEAFDLLKSLGCEKAQGYHMSRPLPAEELVQWLAEY, from the coding sequence ATGAGCTTACGCAACAAGCTCCTGACCTACTTCATATCGATTATCGCCATTGTCATCCTGCTGTTTGGATGGAAGGCCTATTATATTGCCGTTGATTCAACGTCAAAAACCGAGGCCGCCTTTTTACAGGATACCACCCGCTTTGAGGCCAATATTCTGGCGCAGGAATACAAGAGAACATTATCAACACCAACGTTACAACCTAATAGCAATGATCAACTTAAGGAGATACAGCACATCCGTTTCCTGATTGACCAACATAACAATATCCTGGATACCAATACCGCTATTACCAACCCTGTTTTTGTATCTTTATTAAAGGACTTCAGGGCAAGTAAAAAAGACAATAACCACTTGCATACAGAGGACAAACACATACTATGGGTCGCGGAATCAATCCCCGGCACCCCGTATCGACTGGTACATAGCCTACGCAGCCAACATGGTCTTACCGATTTTTTTGATGAATTACTCAATAGCCTGGTTGTAACCGCTCTCATTATCCTCTGGATCAGCACCTGGGTAGCCCTGATTATATCATCTACCATTGCCCGTAAAATCAAGCAACAGACAGAGGCACTCGAATACCAGGCAAAACATGATAACCTGACCGACTTACCTAACCGCACCATGCTGTACGAAGATCTAAACAAGAGTATTCTTGCTGCTCAAAAAGATAGCCAGTCCATTACTGTCATGATCATGGATCTTGATATGTTTAAGGAAGTTAATGATACGTTAGGGCACTCAGTTGGAGACAAATTACTACTAGCCGTCGTCGATCGACTGCAAACCATGGCTCATGAAAATAAAATCATTGCCCGCCTCGGCGGGGATGAATTCGCTATCATTATTCCTGATTCAGGGCTTGATAAATCAACCGCTCTTGCGGAAGAATTAACCCAGAAACTAGAGGCGACCTTTAGCATTGATGATCTGAAACTGGATATTGATGCCAGCATTGGTATTGCCCTGTATCCAGAACATGGAAGCGATGCAGACACCCTGATTAAATGTGCTGATATCGCAATGTACAAGGCCAAACAAGATAACTCCGAAGTTTTTATCTATTCACCAGAATCTGATCAATATACCATTCGCCGCCTGACCATTATGGGTGACCTAAGGAGTGCTATCGAAGAGAATCAACTCACCTTATATTACCAGCCCAAGGTCGATCTGAAAACATCCACCGTACATGATGTTGAAGCACTACTAAGATGGAATCATCCAAAATACGGATTCATCCCTCCCGATGAGTTCGTTGCCCTTGCCGAACGTAGTGGATTAATACGACCACTCACATTATGGGTACTCAACAAGGCGATACAACAGTGTCATCTATGGAAAAAGGATGACATAAACCTCACTATTGCTGTCAATTTATCTGTACGTAACCTGCAAGAATCCACGCTTCCAGATCAAATCGCCGAACTACTGGATAGCTGGGAAGTACCCAACTCTTCATTGATGCTGGAGATCACAGAAAGCGCATTCATGCACAATCCGGAACAGGCAAAAGAGATTCTAACGCGCCTGAACGACATGGGGATACATTGCTCTATTGATGACTTTGGTACAGGCTACTCATCATTATCAATGCTGGGGCAACTCCCTGTCAGTGAGATAAAGATTGATCGATCCTTTGTTATGGATATGATGGAAAATGAGAAACACGCCGTGATTGTACGATCCACCATCGACCTGACTCATAGCCTGGGTCGTGAGGTGACAGCTGAAGGTGTCGAGAGTCAGGAAGCATTTGATTTATTAAAATCGTTGGGATGCGAGAAGGCTCAAGGCTATCACATGTCCCGTCCCCTACCTGCCGAAGAGTTGGTCCAGTGGTTGGCTGAGTATTAG
- a CDS encoding sodium:proton antiporter, which produces MMKSFNLLFASLLVLLVWPLSGMASVEVAGSNSDVDLTNTWLGISAVILFVVAYCFVIAEEFLHMRKSKPVILVAGLIWILVAIAFANIGDTVTPGAAIRHNLLEYAELLLFLLAAMTYINTMEERNVFEKLRSRLVGSGYSLRQIFWITGGLAFVISPVADNLTTALVMAAVVISVGIGNTGFITLACINIVVAANAGGAFSPFGDITTLMVWQKGMVSFSQFFVLFTPSLVNWLVPAAIMSFVLPNGQPQQLNEEVEVKPGGYNVVFLFLLTIALAVVLHTFLHLPPVLGMMTGMGLLKIYGYFIRRDEISRLSVEISGPEDGSADIIEHKAFDIFRSMKRAEWDTLMFFYGVILSVGGLGTLGYLALLSETFYVGYGATWANIAVGVLSAIIDNIPVMFAVLTMQPDMSLGQWLLVTLTAGVGGSLLSIGSAAGVALMGQARGVYTFFAHLKWTWAIALGYAASIWVHLLVNAELM; this is translated from the coding sequence ATGATGAAATCGTTTAATTTGTTATTTGCCAGTCTTCTGGTTTTATTGGTCTGGCCTTTATCCGGTATGGCGAGTGTCGAGGTGGCTGGATCCAACAGTGATGTTGATTTGACCAATACCTGGTTGGGTATTAGTGCGGTTATCCTGTTTGTTGTGGCCTATTGTTTTGTGATTGCAGAAGAGTTCCTGCATATGCGTAAATCCAAGCCGGTTATTCTAGTGGCTGGATTAATCTGGATACTGGTGGCCATCGCTTTTGCTAATATCGGCGATACCGTAACGCCGGGAGCCGCTATCCGTCACAATCTACTGGAATATGCCGAACTATTATTGTTCTTGCTTGCAGCCATGACCTACATTAATACTATGGAAGAACGTAATGTCTTCGAAAAATTACGTTCCCGTCTGGTGGGTTCCGGGTATTCATTGCGTCAGATATTCTGGATTACCGGAGGGCTGGCCTTTGTTATCTCTCCAGTAGCCGATAACCTGACGACAGCATTGGTTATGGCGGCGGTAGTTATTTCCGTGGGTATTGGTAATACGGGCTTTATCACCTTGGCATGTATCAATATTGTTGTTGCTGCAAATGCAGGTGGTGCCTTTAGTCCCTTTGGTGATATCACGACCCTGATGGTCTGGCAAAAGGGTATGGTTAGCTTTAGTCAGTTTTTTGTTCTGTTTACACCCTCCCTGGTTAATTGGTTGGTGCCAGCAGCGATTATGTCTTTTGTCCTTCCGAATGGTCAACCTCAACAACTCAATGAAGAAGTTGAGGTCAAGCCGGGTGGTTATAATGTGGTGTTTTTATTCTTGCTGACGATTGCCCTGGCTGTGGTGCTGCATACCTTCCTGCACCTGCCACCGGTTCTCGGTATGATGACGGGTATGGGACTGCTTAAGATCTATGGTTATTTTATTCGTCGAGATGAGATTTCACGTTTGAGTGTTGAAATCAGTGGTCCTGAAGATGGGAGTGCTGATATTATTGAACACAAGGCATTTGATATTTTCAGGAGTATGAAGCGGGCTGAGTGGGATACCTTGATGTTCTTTTATGGTGTTATCCTGAGTGTGGGTGGTTTGGGTACACTGGGTTATCTGGCATTACTTTCTGAAACATTTTATGTCGGCTATGGTGCGACCTGGGCGAATATTGCCGTTGGGGTCTTGTCGGCTATTATTGATAATATACCCGTGATGTTTGCCGTGTTGACGATGCAGCCCGATATGTCATTAGGTCAGTGGTTATTGGTGACGTTAACTGCGGGTGTGGGTGGTTCCTTGTTATCAATTGGTTCAGCAGCGGGTGTTGCCTTGATGGGTCAGGCGCGAGGGGTCTATACCTTTTTTGCCCATCTTAAATGGACCTGGGCGATTGCCTTGGGTTATGCTGCTAGTATCTGGGTGCATCTGCTGGTTAATGCAGAACTAATGTAA
- the relA gene encoding GTP diphosphokinase, translating to MINEEYEIFKQDIGGWINSLSDRFNEEQLGFIHSVIPYFDDEGVSRACLQRSLALMQIVDAMRLDHESLVAAFFLGLVRSADCTVDEIKAVSGDTVAHLIEGMMRMERIGEYQGYQRGSNKLHAENLRKMLLAMVEDVRVVLIKLADQLLTMRTLNQSDAEDQQLIARETQEIYAPLANRLGIWQVKWELEDLSLRYLQPDDYHDIAKLLDERRADREDNIQQVMQQLREQLDVMDIHYEVSGRPKHIYSIWKKMQRKNLDFYNIFDVRAVRVLVAEVADCYAVLGVVHGLWRHIPREFDDYIAHPKENLYRSLHTAVIGPGGKTLEIQIRTFEMHDHAELGVASHWRYKEGAHFDAGFEEKIAWLRQLLEVKEGDVDEGDIVDQFKAEASVDRIYVLTPQGQIIDLQHQATPLDFAYHIHTDIGHCCRGARVNGRIVPLTYQLQTGDQVEILTARNGTPSRDWLNPHLGYLNTARARSKVKYWFRGQEYETNVQTGRGVLDKEFQRLAITDIKIESLAKQMKFPGADELLAAIGRGDVTHMQISNGIQRITGALDLPDKLNIRSHKKTRKATDRGLQVSGVGGLLTTLASCCNPVPYDPVAGYITKGRGVSIHRQDCVNLLQLGEQDQSRIIEVAWGDDGGETYPVDIELQAYDRHGLLRDITTVLANEKINVLGANTSTNTNDQVVDMILTLEVSDINQLSMVLTKIAQLPNVLSVARKNSAG from the coding sequence ATGATTAATGAGGAATACGAGATATTTAAACAGGATATTGGTGGCTGGATTAATAGCCTGTCAGATCGGTTTAATGAAGAACAACTGGGTTTTATTCATTCGGTTATCCCCTATTTTGATGATGAGGGGGTATCGCGTGCCTGTCTGCAACGTTCCTTGGCTCTAATGCAGATTGTTGATGCCATGCGTCTGGATCATGAGTCGCTGGTCGCTGCTTTTTTTCTTGGTTTAGTGCGTAGTGCCGATTGCACTGTTGATGAGATCAAGGCTGTGTCTGGTGATACGGTGGCTCATTTGATCGAAGGTATGATGCGGATGGAACGTATCGGTGAATATCAGGGTTATCAGCGTGGCTCAAACAAATTGCATGCCGAGAACCTGCGTAAGATGTTGCTTGCGATGGTTGAGGATGTGCGGGTGGTTTTGATCAAGCTGGCGGATCAGTTGTTGACCATGCGTACGCTGAATCAGAGTGATGCGGAAGATCAACAATTAATAGCTAGAGAGACCCAGGAAATTTATGCGCCACTAGCGAATCGTCTGGGGATCTGGCAGGTGAAATGGGAGCTGGAGGATTTATCTCTGCGTTATCTACAACCTGATGACTATCATGATATTGCCAAACTGCTGGATGAACGGCGTGCTGATCGTGAAGATAATATCCAACAGGTGATGCAGCAGTTACGGGAACAACTGGATGTAATGGATATACACTATGAGGTGAGCGGACGGCCCAAACATATCTATAGTATATGGAAGAAAATGCAGAGAAAGAATCTGGATTTCTATAATATCTTTGATGTGCGTGCTGTGCGTGTGTTGGTGGCTGAGGTTGCAGATTGTTATGCAGTGCTAGGTGTTGTGCATGGTTTATGGCGGCATATCCCGCGTGAGTTTGATGATTATATCGCGCATCCAAAGGAGAATTTGTATCGCTCTCTGCATACCGCAGTCATTGGGCCGGGTGGTAAAACACTGGAAATTCAGATCAGAACATTTGAGATGCACGATCATGCTGAACTCGGTGTGGCATCGCATTGGCGTTATAAGGAAGGGGCTCATTTTGATGCCGGTTTTGAGGAAAAAATCGCCTGGTTAAGACAGTTACTTGAGGTCAAGGAAGGTGATGTCGATGAAGGGGATATTGTTGATCAATTCAAGGCGGAGGCCTCGGTTGATCGTATTTATGTCCTTACACCACAAGGTCAGATTATTGATCTTCAACATCAGGCGACACCGCTGGACTTCGCTTACCATATTCATACGGATATTGGTCATTGTTGCAGGGGAGCCAGGGTTAATGGTCGTATTGTCCCTTTGACCTATCAGCTGCAGACAGGCGATCAAGTTGAAATTCTGACGGCACGAAACGGAACACCGAGTCGGGATTGGTTGAATCCCCATTTGGGTTACCTTAATACTGCACGTGCGCGTTCAAAGGTGAAATACTGGTTTCGAGGTCAGGAATATGAGACCAATGTGCAAACCGGACGCGGTGTACTGGATAAGGAATTTCAGCGTTTAGCGATTACCGATATAAAGATTGAATCATTAGCCAAACAGATGAAGTTTCCAGGTGCGGATGAGTTGCTTGCCGCTATTGGTCGTGGCGATGTGACTCATATGCAGATTAGTAATGGGATACAACGTATTACCGGCGCCCTTGATCTGCCGGATAAACTGAATATTCGTAGCCATAAAAAGACCAGGAAAGCAACGGATAGAGGTTTGCAGGTTTCTGGTGTGGGGGGGCTGTTAACCACGCTTGCCAGTTGTTGTAATCCGGTGCCTTATGATCCGGTTGCTGGTTATATTACCAAGGGGCGGGGGGTGAGTATTCACCGTCAGGACTGTGTGAATTTACTACAGCTGGGTGAGCAGGATCAGAGCCGTATTATTGAAGTGGCATGGGGTGATGATGGCGGTGAGACTTACCCTGTGGATATTGAGTTGCAGGCCTATGATAGACACGGTTTGTTACGTGACATTACAACCGTGCTGGCAAATGAGAAGATTAATGTGCTGGGCGCGAATACCTCGACCAACACGAATGATCAAGTCGTTGATATGATATTGACCCTGGAGGTATCTGATATTAACCAGTTAAGCATGGTGTTGACGAAGATTGCTCAATTGCCGAATGTGTTGTCGGTAGCGCGGAAAAATAGTGCCGGGTGA